The Ignavibacteriales bacterium genome includes a window with the following:
- a CDS encoding endonuclease domain-containing protein, whose protein sequence is MQFNRNGGLVKAMTLIYNKKESQQRRRYLRQNMPKSEVLLWVKLKNKQMHGERFLRQYSVDQYIIDFYCPRLKLAIEVDGDSHFIGDAQEYDKERQSYIEALSIHFLRFTNTDICENIDGVCQTIWEKIEHTKRIRPVSNGKRGATD, encoded by the coding sequence ATGCAGTTTAATCGGAACGGGGGGTTAGTGAAAGCTATGACTCTTATTTATAATAAAAAGGAAAGCCAACAAAGACGAAGATATCTTCGCCAAAACATGCCGAAGTCAGAAGTGTTGTTATGGGTAAAACTCAAAAATAAACAAATGCACGGAGAGCGATTTTTGAGACAATACAGTGTTGACCAATATATTATCGACTTCTATTGTCCACGATTGAAACTTGCCATCGAAGTAGATGGTGACTCGCACTTTATTGGAGACGCCCAAGAGTACGATAAAGAACGACAGAGTTATATTGAGGCACTCAGCATTCACTTTTTGCGTTTTACAAACACGGATATCTGCGAAAACATAGATGGTGTATGCCAAACGATTTGGGAAAAAATAGAACATACAAAAAGAATACGTCCTGTATCGAATGGTAAAAGAGGTGCAACGGATTGA
- a CDS encoding DoxX family protein has protein sequence MSKTRKIAGWVLASLLFALLLMSGVMKILASGSSDSEVVKSIIKYGLEGKIILIATGELVSALLFLIPKTSSLGTLLLSSHFGGAIATHMEHGEAYFPVVVILLLMWVTNYLRNPEMLSSFKRKK, from the coding sequence ATGTCCAAAACCAGAAAGATTGCAGGTTGGGTGCTTGCAAGTTTATTGTTCGCTCTGCTGCTTATGAGCGGTGTTATGAAAATACTTGCCAGCGGGAGTTCCGACTCCGAAGTCGTCAAATCAATTATAAAATATGGGCTGGAAGGAAAAATAATTCTCATTGCAACGGGCGAACTTGTTTCAGCGCTCTTGTTTCTCATTCCCAAGACTTCATCCTTAGGGACATTACTTTTGTCTTCCCATTTTGGCGGAGCGATTGCTACACACATGGAACACGGGGAAGCGTATTTCCCTGTCGTTGTCATCCTGTTGCTCATGTGGGTCACGAATTATTTGCGTAATCCAGAAATGTTAAGCTCATTCAAAAGAAAAAAGTAG
- a CDS encoding putative metal-dependent hydrolase has translation MTVEELKYPLGKFVKPDTFTPEILNHYIRNIESFPSRLRAEVEHLTDEQLDTHYRPGGWTIRQVVNHCADSHMNSFMRFKLALTEDTPTIKPYFENRWAELADSKSMPIEPALKILEGLHQRWVVILKSLTKEELGKRYIHPEHGKELRLDTTIGIYAWHCNHHLAHITTLKKTRNWE, from the coding sequence ATGACAGTAGAAGAACTGAAATATCCATTGGGAAAATTTGTAAAACCGGACACTTTTACGCCTGAAATTCTCAATCATTACATACGCAACATCGAGTCGTTTCCTTCCAGATTAAGAGCCGAAGTTGAACACTTAACAGATGAACAATTGGACACACACTACAGGCCCGGCGGTTGGACAATTAGACAAGTTGTAAACCATTGTGCCGACAGCCATATGAACAGTTTCATGCGCTTTAAACTTGCTTTAACAGAAGATACCCCAACGATAAAACCTTATTTCGAAAACCGCTGGGCTGAACTTGCAGATAGTAAAAGTATGCCTATCGAACCCGCTCTCAAAATATTGGAAGGACTGCATCAACGCTGGGTCGTGATACTGAAATCTTTAACGAAAGAGGAGTTAGGAAAAAGGTACATTCACCCTGAACACGGAAAAGAATTGAGACTTGATACAACCATCGGTATTTATGCGTGGCATTGTAATCATCATTTAGCACATATAACAACATTAAAAAAAACGAGGAATTGGGAATAA
- a CDS encoding tetratricopeptide repeat protein, whose amino-acid sequence MSAQEISPLSFSSVAEEQDYAFAFGLYSDSLFQLAGQQFETFVQKYPKSIKRQDAEFFSAECLFQSAQYQNAAAKYNAFIQNNPNSKYVPEAYLKLGQSSLNLKKNNDAIAALKIVLDKYGESESAGDAAYWIGEASLRNDDTQNALKYYTLAYENYPKNRLREYALYSVAWTLQKRTEYAKAAEQYGKLIAEFPQSSLTPGAHVRIGECFYYAKEYAKAVEALTKSREEIHSEEELANADYLLAEACYKLDDFAEAQKRYEKFLLDYPKNTLVPEVTYNLAWSLFNQKNYSKAIEVFNKLTNRTDDLGHAALYRRGTAERLDGKNAIALKTFEEVVKREPQGEWSDNALFDAGSIFFEETNASGAKPYFQRLTAEFPKSDILPDGYKMLGECLLIEGNFQEAHVWFQKALAAPGASFEVKIEAGFQSAFCAFKLKDFKDAAATFAEFIAHYPKHPKTDEAKFYQAEAEYRLGNYTTATRLYQESAESSGSAKKEEALYGIAWALYKQGKFPQAIESFEKLLVEYPRGKFAFDARLRLGDANFFQKDYKKAVGIYRTVIRMYPDSASIDYAYYQLGQSYLKDGDNTEAYKAFDGLIKTLPHSPLADDAQFALGWVNFQRKEYGEAIKEFNTLLKTYTASELLPRAYYSLGDSYYNIQQYVAAEKSYREVLRQFPKSPYVADATTGIQYCLTALGKDSEAVEALDEFVKDNPTSPVGEELELKKGDLLFNQKKYSDAVAVYRGFADKYPHSQFLANAHYAVAKCYRVQGSPDEAALAFERAANVPSAAEKLIGESLFEAAEIYTVQHKPDKAILTLQNLQGKVNEPEIIAEAKFRTGEILRSLGKNAEADAQFGQVIQEYGDLPIADKARVAQARMYFELQDYDRAKTAAEKVATSRKDETGAEAQYIVGASLAGKKDWSNVITALLRVKYVFPSYERWVGRAYLGLGDAYEQTKDARRARESYLTVLKLKTESSVIEEAQRRLKRMEQQ is encoded by the coding sequence GTGTCTGCGCAAGAAATTTCACCTCTATCGTTTTCATCTGTAGCGGAAGAGCAGGATTATGCATTTGCTTTCGGACTTTACAGCGACAGTCTTTTCCAGCTTGCCGGTCAGCAATTTGAAACCTTCGTTCAAAAATATCCCAAGAGCATCAAGCGGCAGGATGCAGAGTTTTTTAGCGCTGAGTGTTTATTCCAGTCAGCACAATATCAAAACGCCGCCGCAAAGTACAATGCATTCATCCAGAATAATCCAAATTCCAAATATGTACCGGAAGCATATCTCAAGCTTGGCCAATCCTCACTCAATCTAAAAAAGAACAACGACGCAATTGCCGCATTGAAGATCGTGCTGGATAAGTATGGCGAAAGTGAATCCGCCGGTGACGCGGCGTACTGGATCGGCGAAGCATCATTGCGAAATGACGATACGCAAAACGCGCTGAAATATTACACGCTTGCATACGAAAATTATCCTAAAAATCGCCTGCGTGAGTACGCGTTATATTCAGTTGCATGGACACTTCAAAAGCGTACGGAATATGCAAAAGCTGCCGAGCAGTACGGCAAACTGATTGCCGAGTTTCCACAAAGCAGCTTAACGCCCGGCGCACACGTTCGCATTGGCGAATGTTTCTATTATGCAAAAGAGTATGCAAAGGCTGTCGAAGCGCTGACGAAATCCCGTGAAGAGATTCATAGCGAAGAAGAGTTAGCAAACGCCGATTACCTGCTGGCCGAAGCGTGTTATAAACTGGATGATTTTGCAGAAGCGCAAAAACGATATGAAAAATTCCTTCTTGACTATCCGAAAAACACGCTTGTGCCTGAAGTAACGTACAATCTTGCATGGAGTTTGTTCAATCAGAAGAATTATTCAAAGGCAATCGAGGTTTTTAATAAGCTGACAAACCGAACTGATGACCTTGGTCATGCTGCGTTATACCGGCGCGGCACTGCGGAACGTCTTGACGGAAAAAATGCGATAGCGCTCAAGACGTTTGAGGAAGTTGTTAAGCGCGAGCCGCAGGGCGAGTGGTCGGACAACGCGCTGTTTGATGCAGGAAGTATTTTCTTTGAGGAAACAAATGCAAGCGGGGCGAAACCGTACTTCCAGCGGTTGACTGCAGAATTTCCGAAAAGCGATATTCTGCCGGATGGATATAAAATGTTAGGCGAGTGTTTGCTGATCGAAGGGAACTTTCAAGAAGCGCACGTGTGGTTTCAGAAAGCGTTAGCGGCACCGGGTGCGTCATTCGAAGTAAAGATCGAAGCAGGCTTTCAATCGGCGTTCTGTGCCTTCAAACTAAAAGATTTTAAAGACGCTGCAGCAACGTTTGCTGAGTTTATTGCGCACTATCCAAAACATCCGAAGACTGATGAGGCAAAATTCTATCAGGCGGAAGCTGAGTACCGGCTTGGAAATTATACAACAGCCACGCGGCTCTATCAGGAATCCGCGGAAAGTTCAGGATCGGCGAAAAAAGAAGAAGCGTTGTACGGCATTGCGTGGGCGTTGTACAAGCAGGGGAAATTTCCCCAGGCTATCGAATCATTTGAGAAGCTCTTGGTGGAATATCCGAGAGGCAAGTTTGCATTCGATGCACGCTTACGGTTGGGCGATGCGAATTTCTTTCAGAAGGATTATAAAAAAGCTGTCGGTATCTATCGCACGGTCATTCGCATGTATCCGGACAGCGCTTCCATCGACTACGCGTATTATCAGTTGGGTCAGAGTTACTTAAAAGACGGCGACAATACCGAGGCGTACAAAGCGTTTGACGGATTGATCAAAACATTACCGCACTCGCCGCTTGCCGACGATGCGCAGTTTGCCCTGGGATGGGTCAACTTTCAGCGCAAAGAATACGGTGAAGCGATTAAGGAATTCAATACACTATTAAAAACTTATACCGCAAGTGAACTGTTACCGCGTGCGTATTATAGTCTCGGCGACAGTTACTACAATATTCAGCAGTATGTGGCAGCTGAAAAATCTTACCGGGAAGTGCTGAGGCAATTTCCGAAAAGTCCTTATGTTGCAGATGCCACGACCGGAATTCAGTATTGCTTGACAGCGTTAGGAAAAGATTCCGAAGCGGTCGAGGCATTAGATGAATTTGTAAAAGATAATCCGACTTCACCCGTGGGTGAAGAGCTTGAGCTGAAAAAAGGCGATCTGCTTTTCAATCAGAAAAAATATTCAGATGCCGTAGCGGTGTACCGCGGTTTTGCAGATAAGTATCCTCACTCTCAATTTCTCGCAAACGCACACTATGCAGTAGCGAAGTGCTACCGCGTGCAGGGCAGTCCCGATGAAGCAGCCCTGGCATTTGAGCGGGCCGCAAATGTTCCATCTGCAGCAGAGAAACTCATTGGCGAATCCCTGTTCGAAGCGGCGGAGATTTACACCGTTCAGCACAAACCTGATAAAGCAATTCTTACGTTGCAGAATCTTCAGGGGAAAGTGAATGAGCCCGAGATTATTGCCGAAGCAAAATTCCGAACAGGCGAGATATTGCGATCACTTGGAAAGAATGCAGAGGCGGATGCACAGTTCGGACAGGTGATACAAGAGTACGGCGATTTACCGATTGCAGACAAAGCCCGGGTAGCACAGGCTCGTATGTATTTTGAATTGCAAGACTATGATCGGGCAAAAACTGCTGCCGAGAAAGTTGCAACGTCGAGAAAAGATGAAACAGGCGCAGAAGCGCAATATATCGTAGGTGCATCGCTTGCCGGAAAAAAAGATTGGTCGAATGTCATTACTGCTCTGCTCCGGGTGAAATATGTTTTTCCTTCGTACGAGCGGTGGGTCGGAAGGGCGTATCTCGGTCTGGGCGATGCCTATGAGCAAACAAAGGATGCACGCCGTGCACGTGAATCGTACCTGACAGTTCTGAAATTGAAGACTGAGAGCTCGGTCATCGAAGAAGCCCAACGGCGTCTGAAAAGAATGGAGCAACAGTAG
- a CDS encoding TonB-dependent receptor: MRAVLRVWELPILLLVLQGAALLAQEEPIVQEKKNPVMRNREISSPRQDTVKAPTKTAQRPLPKFDLPEYVITGIASIDLPKLEKIIIDDPAVISQPMLNSSEKTLRDRETLDLGMKSSRGNSQEQTSTYSGFAKAGIGTYFTPHVELQFGKSFPEYFYSLGTQYFLTKGYAPNTDESNGSVTAVGGTSLASSVPMLRNAALDGKVGYRSESFRFYGSAAPNLQRTISDYRVEAKVENQTLNSFPYSAGIALESMDVSDSSVSVKETRFDLKYQTSFPIASLPLQTKLHIMSATGGLGFMDLSAGVQNYWYAGILFEAALHLYWAKGMAGQGLARLCPQFMASYQVTPQHRAFVVYEQLFIPMTLTSHSIENRYLSSASIVKHEYIPSAVELGIESNWTEAMRSRVSLNVKSARDLPMFSDSSHPGVWALAYGGQATIVTFCAEMVAKLNSNDYFASNILLRSTNDSYLNGRIPYTSAIEAWCSAIHRFGTAIAVNGDVRFVGERTTDLAGTAALSKYAVVDVNGEYAPCDFLRLSAGIKNLTNAQFETWRGYREFPFTVRLDAQIKW; this comes from the coding sequence GTGCGCGCAGTGCTACGTGTTTGGGAATTACCGATTCTTCTGCTTGTCCTGCAAGGAGCGGCGCTGCTTGCACAAGAAGAACCGATCGTGCAAGAAAAGAAAAATCCGGTCATGCGAAATAGGGAAATCAGTTCTCCGCGTCAGGATACGGTCAAGGCACCGACAAAGACCGCACAACGGCCTCTCCCAAAATTTGATTTACCGGAATATGTCATCACCGGAATTGCTTCAATCGATTTGCCGAAATTAGAAAAAATTATCATTGATGATCCCGCCGTCATTTCACAGCCCATGTTGAATTCTTCAGAAAAAACTCTGCGCGATCGTGAAACGCTGGATCTTGGAATGAAGAGCAGCAGAGGAAATTCACAGGAACAAACGAGTACGTATTCGGGGTTTGCAAAAGCAGGTATCGGTACATACTTCACACCGCACGTTGAACTTCAATTCGGGAAGTCGTTCCCGGAATACTTTTATTCTCTTGGCACTCAATATTTTCTGACGAAAGGTTACGCGCCGAACACAGATGAGTCAAACGGCAGTGTAACAGCGGTGGGAGGAACATCACTCGCATCAAGCGTACCGATGCTTCGGAATGCGGCACTCGATGGCAAGGTCGGTTATCGGAGTGAATCATTTCGTTTTTATGGTTCCGCAGCACCGAATCTTCAACGAACGATTTCGGATTACCGCGTGGAGGCGAAAGTAGAGAATCAGACATTGAATTCTTTCCCTTACTCAGCTGGAATAGCTTTGGAAAGTATGGATGTATCGGATTCGTCGGTATCGGTAAAAGAAACTCGATTTGATCTCAAATATCAAACTTCATTCCCGATTGCATCTCTTCCTCTTCAGACAAAATTACACATCATGTCCGCAACAGGCGGGTTGGGATTTATGGATTTGTCAGCTGGCGTACAAAATTATTGGTATGCCGGTATACTTTTCGAAGCGGCGCTTCATTTGTATTGGGCAAAAGGAATGGCAGGGCAGGGTTTGGCGCGTCTCTGTCCGCAATTCATGGCAAGCTATCAGGTGACACCTCAACATCGGGCATTTGTAGTGTATGAACAACTGTTCATTCCGATGACATTGACATCTCACAGTATCGAAAACCGGTATCTTTCCTCCGCGTCAATCGTCAAGCATGAATATATTCCAAGTGCCGTTGAACTTGGTATTGAATCCAATTGGACAGAGGCAATGAGGAGCCGTGTATCCTTAAATGTGAAATCTGCCCGTGATTTGCCCATGTTTTCAGATTCCTCCCATCCAGGTGTCTGGGCGCTGGCATACGGAGGACAGGCAACAATCGTAACATTCTGTGCGGAAATGGTTGCAAAGTTGAACTCAAATGATTATTTTGCTTCTAATATTTTGCTCCGTTCGACGAATGATTCTTATCTAAACGGAAGAATTCCTTACACATCGGCGATCGAAGCTTGGTGTTCAGCAATCCATAGATTTGGAACGGCGATCGCGGTGAATGGAGATGTAAGGTTTGTCGGAGAGCGTACAACCGACCTCGCCGGTACTGCAGCGCTTTCAAAGTATGCAGTTGTTGATGTGAACGGTGAATATGCACCATGTGATTTTTTAAGACTTTCAGCTGGAATTAAAAATTTAACGAATGCACAATTTGAAACGTGGCGTGGATATAGAGAATTTCCATTTACTGTGCGACTCGATGCACAAATAAAATGGTGA
- a CDS encoding SPOR domain-containing protein, producing MPDLNLIDEGGFEDVPEAPAAPPAKKSVKSSGGGGGKTILLLVIILCVLAGAVYLLNQRGIIKIWGKKQQPIVQMQEEQFPMEPASQQPAQAQKQADTNEVALLDTAPIEEKTEAVKEPEAKTPEPIAKKSKAVKKNEAMMEMEGSSKLSEMKGEFTVQVIAYHDKSRAVETAKNLEFSGYPSFVEKVPMKGGDWYTVRIGRYTSRDEAKKAVQSFAEELQAHYVIDKVRSK from the coding sequence ATGCCAGATTTGAATCTCATTGATGAAGGTGGATTTGAAGATGTGCCGGAGGCGCCGGCTGCTCCCCCGGCGAAAAAGAGTGTTAAAAGCAGCGGTGGCGGAGGTGGAAAAACAATTCTGCTCTTAGTAATTATTCTATGTGTTCTTGCAGGTGCTGTCTATCTTTTGAACCAGCGCGGTATTATTAAGATCTGGGGCAAAAAGCAGCAGCCGATCGTGCAAATGCAAGAAGAGCAATTCCCGATGGAACCCGCAAGTCAACAACCTGCGCAGGCACAGAAACAGGCGGATACAAATGAAGTTGCACTGCTCGATACAGCTCCTATAGAAGAAAAAACAGAAGCTGTCAAGGAACCTGAAGCAAAAACTCCGGAACCGATTGCGAAAAAATCAAAGGCGGTAAAAAAGAACGAAGCGATGATGGAGATGGAAGGTTCTTCAAAACTCAGCGAGATGAAAGGTGAATTTACGGTTCAGGTTATTGCTTATCACGATAAGAGCAGAGCAGTAGAGACAGCAAAAAATTTAGAGTTTTCCGGATACCCTTCCTTCGTTGAAAAAGTTCCGATGAAGGGCGGCGATTGGTATACTGTTCGCATTGGACGCTATACATCTCGCGATGAAGCGAAGAAAGCAGTGCAGTCATTTGCAGAGGAATTGCAGGCGCACTACGTTATCGACAAAGTTCGATCAAAATAA
- a CDS encoding energy transducer TonB: MKLSPHLGRVPYGAKELQRVYVKQMSLAFILAVVLTLAILSSLRLLVDPEAFNPSPQHVVHILAYSEIELPRSLSNVEIGMSAYPILQDQSISSEITSPDESFPATALRNRSNSRKRDVPGERRPGEGLSSLPGQVGVDKIQTDDRTTYPNDMGTINAPAGHNDIAGGSGESREPWRKGGRPVPGKTGEPPSGFDHSGIGSSSKPSAGTTPYGLGSGEGGDGEGSGVFSMKWLHGMTRRKLSGELPNYPQGTTVSAQVRILTKVLPDGSVHSVQPEQKANRLLEETAMKAILSWKFEPLASSLPQVEQSCVITFSFTLK, from the coding sequence GTGAAACTATCGCCGCACTTGGGAAGAGTACCGTACGGTGCAAAAGAATTGCAGCGAGTCTATGTAAAACAAATGTCGCTTGCATTTATTCTTGCCGTCGTACTGACACTTGCCATTCTTAGTTCTCTTCGGTTGTTAGTAGATCCAGAAGCGTTCAATCCGTCGCCGCAGCACGTTGTCCACATTCTCGCATATTCCGAAATCGAACTTCCGCGTTCATTGAGCAATGTGGAAATTGGTATGTCGGCATATCCGATTCTTCAAGATCAATCCATCTCTTCGGAAATCACTTCTCCTGATGAATCCTTTCCAGCGACCGCTCTTCGGAATAGATCGAATTCTCGAAAACGAGATGTTCCGGGAGAACGGCGGCCGGGCGAAGGTTTGAGCTCTTTGCCGGGGCAGGTTGGCGTAGATAAAATTCAAACAGACGACAGGACGACCTATCCGAACGATATGGGTACTATAAACGCACCGGCTGGGCATAATGATATTGCAGGCGGCAGTGGAGAATCACGTGAACCATGGCGAAAAGGCGGACGTCCTGTACCGGGAAAAACCGGCGAGCCGCCAAGCGGATTTGACCATTCAGGAATTGGAAGTTCTTCTAAACCATCTGCCGGAACAACACCGTATGGATTAGGATCTGGCGAAGGCGGTGATGGAGAAGGAAGCGGCGTATTTTCTATGAAATGGCTTCATGGAATGACGCGCCGCAAGCTCAGCGGCGAATTACCGAACTATCCGCAAGGAACAACTGTCTCAGCGCAAGTGCGAATTCTCACGAAAGTTTTACCCGATGGATCTGTGCATTCTGTTCAGCCGGAACAAAAGGCAAATCGCCTTTTAGAAGAAACCGCAATGAAAGCAATCCTTTCCTGGAAATTTGAACCTCTTGCCTCGTCACTGCCGCAAGTGGAACAATCCTGCGTTATCACCTTTTCCTTTACGCTGAAGTAG
- a CDS encoding undecaprenyl-phosphate glucose phosphotransferase — translation MPHKRRQDLLIPLLTVISDAVAIEASFLFSYWFRFFSTLTQYIPISYGLPPLKAYIISSFVVIPVWCWLFHTRHLYVPRRITSFSDEFFAIVRIVVLGMLVVMAGAFFYRSFSYSRIVFWILGLSAVMFISIGRFILMKFEQFWYAHGNDLKQVIIVGTSSVAGKIFRSLTTHRSLGYEALGYCSVQGSTENTMEHIPYLGSIAFVPDLIKTQKIDVILIAFNETEHALLHDLVRDCQGLNVEMMMVPDILELMTSQVQIKHIEGIPFLGIKSPTLSTWNFIVKRVFDLLFASCILLLASPIILLIAILLKLDSHGPIFYLQARVGLDGEVFKVIKFRSMRIDAEQSTGPVWSHKDDPRTTRLGRFLRRFSLDELPQLMNVIKGDMSIVGPRPERPHFVEKFKNQVPRYLERHRAKTGMTGWAQVNGLRGNTSIAERTKYDIYYIEHWSLVFDLKIILKTIHAVLFGDDAY, via the coding sequence ATGCCACATAAACGACGACAAGATTTATTAATACCACTACTCACCGTCATCTCGGATGCAGTTGCTATAGAAGCGTCGTTTCTTTTCTCATACTGGTTCAGATTTTTTTCAACGCTGACGCAGTACATTCCGATTTCGTACGGCCTTCCGCCGTTAAAAGCATACATCATAAGTTCTTTCGTTGTTATTCCTGTGTGGTGCTGGTTGTTCCATACACGTCATTTATACGTTCCACGGCGAATTACATCTTTCTCGGATGAATTTTTCGCCATTGTGCGTATTGTTGTGCTGGGCATGTTGGTTGTCATGGCGGGCGCATTTTTCTACCGTTCATTCTCGTATTCACGCATTGTATTTTGGATCCTTGGTCTTTCCGCTGTCATGTTCATCTCCATCGGACGATTTATTCTCATGAAGTTTGAACAATTCTGGTATGCACATGGCAACGACCTGAAACAGGTCATCATTGTGGGAACAAGCTCTGTTGCAGGCAAAATCTTTCGATCTCTTACGACACATCGATCACTCGGATATGAAGCCCTTGGCTATTGTTCCGTGCAGGGGAGCACAGAAAACACCATGGAACATATTCCGTACTTAGGATCCATTGCTTTTGTACCGGACTTGATTAAAACGCAGAAAATAGATGTTATATTGATTGCATTTAACGAGACGGAACATGCACTTCTGCATGATCTCGTCCGCGACTGCCAGGGATTAAATGTGGAAATGATGATGGTTCCGGATATTCTCGAGTTGATGACCAGTCAAGTTCAAATCAAACATATTGAAGGAATTCCATTCCTTGGCATTAAAAGTCCTACTCTCAGCACATGGAATTTTATCGTCAAGCGGGTGTTTGACCTGCTCTTCGCCTCATGTATCCTTTTGTTGGCAAGTCCAATAATTTTATTGATTGCAATTCTTTTAAAACTCGATTCTCATGGGCCGATCTTCTATTTACAGGCACGCGTAGGTTTGGATGGCGAAGTGTTTAAAGTCATTAAATTCAGATCGATGCGCATTGATGCGGAACAATCGACCGGGCCGGTCTGGTCGCACAAAGACGACCCGCGAACAACGCGGCTCGGCCGATTTCTTCGCCGCTTCAGTTTGGACGAACTTCCCCAACTCATGAATGTTATCAAAGGCGATATGAGCATCGTCGGCCCGCGTCCGGAGCGGCCGCACTTTGTGGAAAAATTCAAAAATCAGGTACCGCGATATCTGGAACGGCATCGGGCAAAAACCGGTATGACCGGCTGGGCACAAGTCAACGGCTTGCGAGGCAATACTTCCATTGCTGAACGAACGAAGTACGACATTTATTACATCGAACATTGGTCGCTTGTCTTTGATCTAAAAATTATTCTCAAGACAATTCACGCCGTTCTTTTTGGCGATGATGCATATTAA
- a CDS encoding D-sedoheptulose 7-phosphate isomerase, which translates to MTPSSNNKLSRDTFISDSLKESSDTKLRILQQCSPDISKAVDIIMNAFNNKKKVLLCGNGGSAADAQHLATEFVIRLSPHIKRPALPAIALTTDSSLLTAGANDIGYDNVFTRSLEALGNKGDVLIGISTSGNSPSVNNAFQKARKMKLATIGFLGKGGGKSKSLVDLAIIVPSDDTQRIQEGHITIGHIIFQEVEQEMFG; encoded by the coding sequence ATGACTCCATCCTCGAACAATAAGCTTTCACGCGATACGTTCATCAGTGATTCGCTTAAGGAAAGCAGCGACACGAAGCTCCGTATTTTACAGCAGTGTTCGCCGGATATTTCCAAAGCAGTCGATATTATTATGAATGCGTTCAACAATAAAAAGAAAGTTCTGCTTTGCGGCAACGGCGGCAGCGCAGCAGATGCACAGCATCTTGCAACTGAGTTTGTGATTCGCCTCAGCCCTCACATCAAAAGGCCGGCATTACCGGCAATCGCACTCACGACTGATTCATCCCTGCTGACCGCCGGCGCTAACGATATCGGTTATGATAACGTCTTCACCCGCTCTCTTGAAGCGCTGGGTAATAAAGGTGATGTACTTATTGGAATATCCACAAGCGGTAATTCTCCTAGTGTGAACAATGCATTCCAAAAAGCGCGCAAAATGAAATTAGCTACGATTGGTTTTCTTGGCAAAGGCGGCGGCAAATCGAAAAGCCTCGTTGATCTTGCGATCATTGTTCCATCTGACGATACGCAGCGCATTCAAGAAGGACATATAACCATTGGCCATATCATTTTCCAGGAAGTTGAACAGGAAATGTTTGGATAA
- a CDS encoding geranylgeranylglyceryl/heptaprenylglyceryl phosphate synthase, with translation MTTFEQLLKIKHDRGAGYLLLIDPDNIDSKKLPGFIREATKAGTDAFLVGGSLMLSNEFDKTLKIIKENTKAPVIIFPGSVSQVSSEADAILFLLLISGRNPDYLIGNQVNAAPIIKRMKLEAISTGYMLIEGGNVTSAEFMSNTKPIPREKPDIAVAHALAAELIGLKLLYLEAGSGAKQSVPDAMIKKVTKYCSLPVIVGGGIRTPEEANNKVKAGASFIVTGTIIEENSHSSVIQEFASAIHTS, from the coding sequence ATGACAACCTTCGAACAACTCCTAAAAATCAAGCATGATCGAGGTGCAGGATATTTGTTGCTCATCGATCCGGATAATATTGATTCAAAGAAGCTGCCCGGCTTCATTCGCGAAGCAACCAAAGCAGGAACTGATGCCTTTCTTGTCGGGGGCAGTCTCATGCTCTCGAATGAATTCGACAAAACTCTAAAAATCATCAAGGAGAATACGAAAGCACCGGTTATTATTTTTCCAGGCAGTGTATCGCAGGTTTCCTCTGAAGCTGATGCAATTCTGTTTCTTTTACTTATAAGCGGACGCAACCCGGATTATCTTATTGGGAACCAGGTAAATGCCGCCCCGATTATTAAACGAATGAAACTTGAAGCCATTTCAACCGGGTACATGTTGATCGAAGGCGGGAATGTTACTTCGGCAGAATTTATGAGCAATACGAAACCAATACCGCGCGAAAAACCGGATATCGCCGTCGCGCACGCGCTTGCGGCAGAACTCATCGGCTTGAAATTACTCTACTTAGAAGCAGGCAGCGGCGCCAAACAATCTGTACCAGATGCGATGATAAAGAAAGTAACGAAGTACTGTTCACTACCGGTTATTGTCGGCGGCGGAATTCGAACTCCGGAAGAAGCAAACAACAAAGTGAAAGCCGGCGCTTCGTTCATCGTGACGGGAACAATCATCGAAGAGAATTCACATAGTTCAGTTATTCAAGAGTTTGCCAGCGCAATCCACACATCATAA